The Zygotorulaspora mrakii chromosome 4, complete sequence nucleotide sequence TTTGTTCACCGACTCTTCAAAGTAAACGGATTTGTTGAAGTTATTAGACGCTAATGGTACGTCAAGTGCTGGATTCtgagtgaaaaatgaaGCGGGAGTTACTAGGAATTGCATGAAATCTGACGTCATGACTGGAAACTGTTCAGTGACTGGAGGATGAGTTAAGGCAAGCGTTGCCCAGACAACAGTATCGGTATTTCTGACGGAGTCAGTACCATCCGCCCAGTCGACCAGACCATTGTCCCTTTGAGACTGGTTGGTAAATTCACCTGCTGGGTAAAGTTGATCTTCTCCATATTTGGTAACCCAAAACTGTTTAGTGGCATAGTGTGCCCTCTTTACGTTATACGATTTTGGAGAAGCCAAAATCATTTGTTTCGCTGGCATCTCAAACTTATACCCAACAGGTTTCAAGGTAACAGGATTGATAGAGTTTTCATTGATAACTTTATAAGTTCTATTTGTGAAGGGTGACTGATCAACAGACCCTGATTTCTCAACgaaacttcttttttgataacCTCCAACATTATATTTATTGTGTGGCAAATCTTCCTCCATGGGGACAATATCATCATAAACTACACTATTTTTATCACCATCAACCCTTGTATCAAATCTAAAGGATAGAAGATGCTGATGGAAAGCTGCTGTAACACCGGGTGCCACAATCGTTCCAAAATCGGTAACGTTATTTAAATCATTCGGCATAGTGGAAAGTATACCTGTTGCTCTTACTTGAACCGTGATAGCACCAGCTTGATCAAATATCATATTTATGATATACTCATAGTTTGCAACGGTAGCAATTGTTTGAATGACAAACTCTCTTCTACGGGTCACAACTGAATTGTCAGTTCTATAATTTTTGTGCAAAAATAGTAAACCATAATCCTGCTCATGCATACAAATGGTTGATGGTATTAAAACAGGATTACCTTCCATATCGGATCTTCTAGTGTCAAGATATTTGATGACCCCCAGACAATGACAACCTAAAGCCAATGAATTAGCAGTGTTACCAAACCCACAGTCGCCTAAATCGAAGGCCTGCTTCCTATGGAATGGAGGACGTGAGTCCAGGTAAGGTACCGTCATTTCTACTAGGGAAGCTCGGTAAAACAAAGATCTGCCCTTGAAATGAACATCGTAAATGGCAAAACCTTCTCTGACATTGGAGCACACCCTAAATTCCCACCCTTGCCAGGTGATCTTAGAACCATCAACATTGAAAGATGGCCCCTCTGGTTGACTAATGATAAGTGGTTTTAGACCTTCCCTAGGCTGATAGTCTTCAACTAGATCGGGATGATATTCAACAATTGCAGGTATTTTAGAGAGAGGTAACGTTTCGGTTATGAATCTTTCATCAGCACCTGAAGGTAAGTAGTCCATTCTAACAAATTTATGAGAGAGATACTCAAAAACAGGTGAAAATTTGAGCGGAATACTGTAATGGTTACTCTCGCTGTGATCAACGGCCAAATACATATAGGCTTGTATCATTGGTATCTTATCGTGAATGGAGTCTGTACCATACATCCATGGCTCACAAATAACTGTATATTTAAGTTTCCCCAAGGAGGGATGAGAATACGTGTGTTTGTCCAACTTCAATTTGGCAATTTCCGCTTGCACAATCGGATGATCCAGGATTGCCTTTTCGATAGCGGCAACACCGTCTGGTTGCAATGGTCCCACTGTACCCTCTGGAGTAATCTTGGAACTGATAACGAATTTCTCAGACACGTTAACAACTGCTTTGTATAGCGGCATCTTATTGTTTACATAGTAATATGCGTACACTCTTCTTGGAACATATGGCAATGGCCCACCACCGTATCTCTCGATATCAAGATACTTAATCGCATCCTTCTTTGGAGGATCTAATCTGTCTACTTGTGAAAACGACAGTTTACCGTCACCATGCAAATCCTTGAGCAAACTGGTCGCGGTCACAATCTCCTCGTCAGTGACAGGGTCAAATATATGCAGGTTTgccattttcaaagatcCGAAATTCCTTCAATAGTTCTTGTATAAGGAGACGAGAACAAGGAAAGAAGGTTAAGAGAATCAAACTTATAAAGGTCGAAAAAGCGTACGAGACTCGTAATCCAGTTTATATATGTATCGATGTTCTCAGCACAATCACAGATAGGAGCAACGTTCAATCAAACTTCTAAAATTGAATTGTCCTGAAAAGATTAGATATCTAAAGGCAGGCTAGGCCGCATGGAATTACCGTATTGGGCGAAGGCCGCATTTTACAAGCGCTCGCGCGCGCGTTGCACTCACTATCAAAAAGTTGACTAACCGTTGCAAGTTCCAATCAACGTTCAATCAAAGAAGTCATCCTCATCGTCATCAGTATCATCATTGGCCTTACTATTTTTGGTACTAAAACTGAACAATTCATCGTTGCCAACCAATTCTCTTCTGTTGAATATGATCTTGGTCtcattcttcttgttttgtTCTCTGGCTACGCCATGTAAGATTTGAACGATTTCATCTTCCGTAATCTTGTGTGTTACTGTACCCTGTCTGAGAAGCTGTACAAGATACTGCTCGACAGCCTTGGCACGATCTGGCCTAACCAAAGAGACTCTGGTCAACCTCTCAAGTGCCTGTGGTTGCAGATGGCCAGCGATCAGGGAACCAATCGCTCCTGCCCCGGGTTCATCTCTGGCGGCGCCGTTACTGCTGCCGCTACCGTCTCTGTCGCCGGGGCCGGGGCCACCGGAACTTCTCTTTAGTTCAGCCAATCTGGCTTCTCTCAAAGCCTGCAACTCTGGATCCATACCGtatttttaaattttgcaattggCAGTTCTCATCGAGGAAATCATCGCGAAATGTATTCGAAAAAGTACATTCATTGTAGATATATCTTGTTCTTCACTAGATTTCCAGATTTTGCCATACTTTCGCATCTCAACTAACATAACAGcggaaaaaattgaaaattgttAGACTTACCCGGTCATACTGCCTGTCCGAATagtttctcaaaaaggTCTCCTCGGACAATTAATGGTTACCCGAATGTACTCgaaattttcttgaaaatcgAATTTCGGCATGTCAAATTAAAAGTCTGAACAAGAGCATCAGCGCAGGTGTAGAAATATCAATTAAAGCCAAAAGATCTGCACTAGCAGCCATTTATTGGCATTGAAAACTGGCTTAAACTGCTCTGATATATTTTGGaattattttgaattggTTGTTTTTATTGATAGTACCAAATTCGGTTTCATTGaggtcattttttttcattttattgTGGTCATTTTTTCCTGGTGCTACCTGTTTACATAAAACGGCACTGTTTGCCTCATAATATCCAGtcttctctttgaaagGTTCTTACATATTACCATGGAGCACTCATCACGGTCCTCTGCCCCTCTAGAATCAGGAGGTAACCCTGAGACGAGTTTAAACAGCCTGATGCCAGCACCAACATCCGCAGATGATGCACAGGTTTCTTCGAAAACTGTGCcgaaaaatggtaaaaatgGACGTAAGGCTGTTGAGTCTATCTCCTCTGATAAGCCGAACTCTCAGGTTAAAAGACCTAGGAGAACCACTTCTCAGTATGTGGATTATAACTTGAAAAAGCGAAGAATTATACCGCCTGATGACTATTCCAAAAGGGGGAAGCCCAGTAGTGTAACAGCCAGTAACTCAGAGGGGGACAGCGATATTTTCGAAGAGGACCAAAAAAGTATTATAGACCtcgatgaaaatggtaCACCCCAAATGAATGAGCCAAAACATATTATAGatgcaaaaaatggagCCACAGGAGTTTTTCTTAGTCAAGGACCttcagaaaaaatcaaaaaggAGTATCTTTGGAATTACAAGAAGAATTCATCCGGATCACTCACTAATAACattaataataataaaaacTCAAATTCTGAAATGATTATACAGCCAGATTggaattttcaagataaGTTGCTTGAGAATGAACTATACAAATCAAAGCTTAGAACGGTAAAATCTGAGTCAATGACTAAGTTAAGTAGTTTGCGAGAACAATTAAGGGCAAAGGATATACACGAAAATGAAAGGGATAAACTAATAGATAATGTCAATCGAACGGAGCAAGAATCCAACGATTGCAATCATAGTAGTCGCCATTCTACAACGCACATAAAAATTAAGGCcacaatatcaaaagaatcaaagagCAAGTTATTTGgacaaaattcaattgcaAATTTGCCCCCTAATAGCAATTGTACAAAACCAAATAACTCAAGGTTAACAAATCCAGCGGAggagattgaaaatgatgatttttGTTCGTCCTGCTCACAGACAGGTTCATTTTTATGTTGCGATACATGCCCTAGATCGTTTCATTTCCTTTGCTTAAATCCTCCGCTAAATGCAAACAATTTACCCGAAGGTGATTGGTCATGCCCACAATGTACATTCAAGCTCAAATACAGCAGTCAAACCCAAAttaaaaaagttgaaaaagatttcataCAGAATAAATTACCTACAAAGGGAAAGCTTTTTGGCaaattaatttttcagttggGGGCAACAAATCCAAGACAATTCAAGCTACCCCATGCGATAAGGGACTACTTCGTCAATATAAATACAGGGTCAAGAGATCAATATCAGgacgaaaaagaaaaggacCCTTTAACAGAGAAGCAATTGTTCGGTACGCCGTACGGCCAAAGTATCACAAAATTAGACGCATATAATCCAGATTCGCATTTCGACCCAGAAACAGGAGAGCTATTACTATGTTATAAATGCGGCAAATCCAAAATGGGCACTTGGGATAATCCAAACGATTCTCGTTTGATAACGAGGTGTGATTATTGCCGTACTCCTTGGCATTTGGATTGTATACCTGAAGTTCCCCGAGcttctttaaaaaatttggggACAAATTGGAAATGCCCTCTTCATGCTCCGACGGACAAATTAATGCATAAACAGCGAAGAATGAcgaaaaatcaaaaatttataGAGCCATTCCAAACTTGTGgttttaaaaataatggTGATATTGATGTAGACTTAGTCGAAATATCAGCACCAGGCTCCAGGCAGATGATAGAATCGGCAAAAAATATAGGCAACTTTCCTCCAGTTCCCATATTAAAAGAGAGCTCTATTAAATTAGATTTCATGGACAAAATATATCGTGCTAAAAAAGTTCGGAGGGATAATGAATTAAAATGTCAGGAACATTTAATTGATCGACTAATTGTATCTTCATCGTTGGTAGCAATGGAGAATAATCACAGCAACTTAGCAGAGCTAATATCATTCATCTATTTCACATTAAATAAAGATGCACATGCAAAAAAGTTGTGGgatttcaaagaacttTGCCATGTTGCCGAACAGGAATTGGAAAAGGTTGAAATATCCTCTGGAGAAATAAAACAACTCATAATACTAAAGAAGCTGCTAGAATCAAAACCGAAAGAAGAGTTGATaagattttttaatttgGAGCCTTAAGGAAACGGTGTTTCCCATAGCAAATGAAAACTACCCATTTTAAAGCGCATATAAATCATATATTCATACGTATTTGAGGGGCTCTATAGCAGCTTATGCAACGATTTCCGAGCAATGAAAATTACTCAATCCCACCATCATCATTCTTATTATTCTCATCATATGCGACTTGGCCCTCTTCGCTTGAATCTATGTCATCATCTGCATCTTTATAGTCAATTTCCTTTCTAACTCTAAGGTTCTTCTTCACAATCGGAAGAGCGCCCCGTTTGCCCTCTGCCCTACTTGGAGAAATGTAAGATTGATCATCGCCATTTGCAATCGCAGACGACTCCTTTGGTTCTTTTACGactcttctcttttttttttcattttcatgatACTCATTCGCCaacaatcttttttgagcCTTTTGACGTTGTGTTTGAGATGCGGTTAAAACTCGACCGACCTTGGCCTTTATGTTAAGTCGTAGCTTTCCTGCAAATTTATCAGGGAGATGGGTCCTAAAAGAAGCTTGTGCTTCTTGCACACTCGAGAAAGGCATGAACAGGTCTGCCGGtaaattcaattttccGGGATATGTGGAATGCTGCCATCCCTGACGTTCCTTTAATGATAGTAAGATCATCTGTGCAAGTTCACCAATAATATACATCCGGAGGCAAGCAGTTTCGAGCTCATCCCCATTTGCAACTGTTGTGGACTGAGTTTCTTGatcatcattatcttcGAAATCTTGTTCATTTGATACAGCatctttgtaatttttgaCCCTTTCTGCCAGGTAGTAAAGCAAACTGAAATTCTCTTGTGTTGCAACAGAATCAAAGTAGAATAACAGATAATCTATGGCAGTAGTCAACGAATTTAAATATGTATCATCTTTGGATGCCAGTCCTTCGACAATATCTGGGTGATGTGCGACAGCGTGTATTAATCTAGGTAGagctctttcaaagaaagtaTTCTTCTTGAAGGATGGTTTGGTAAACGTATAATTTATCCAGGTTTTTGTACTAGACTTCAGTACCGCATCAGGTTCATAAGCggtaaaaaagatgagTGGCAAAAATTTAATCGAAATCAGCTCGTATGAAATATAATGCTTTAACTGATCAAGAAATTCTTTTCTCACAGGCAGTGATTCATCCTCCACTAAGTTAATCAACTTGACAATATCTGTTGGATTAATAAAATCTCCTAAAATGGGAACTCGAGCCAATTTGAGTACCTGTAGCCCAGTACAGCATCTCAACTTAGTTTGATAGTTTGCAGGAGTTGGAAAGTATTCTTTATTCTGCTCAGATATAAGCTCACCACCACTTGCAAttaaatatgaaaaaagtttcattgttttctcGGTAAACGCCCTTGATAATTCGTCATTTGGAATTTCGAATGCGATTGATCTGAGCTTGTTCGTAAACAGCTTCAGTGTAAACAGCTTTGAACTCAAAGCAGAGTATCTTATGTCGTttaaaacaaaattttcaagccATTTTGGCTGATTTTTGGAATCACCGACAACCTGATTTTTTAGTAGTACCTCTTTAATTAGATATCCCACAATATCCGTCGAATCCTCCGCTAAAATTTCGGGTGCATACTTCATGATTTCAGCTAATACAATAATATGGGAAGATATATTATTATCTTTCTGCAGATTCAATGGTAATAAACAGGACTTCACTTCTTTCAGTTTCTGTTGAGCAGATGGCAATAACGCAATTAATTTTGTAGCGTATTTGGCCTCGAGTGGATTACCCTTCAAAGCaagttttttcagattGATATGAAGGATGGTGTCGTCCAATTCTAGATGATCTTTCATTACCTTAGAGATCTTGTACAAAGTCTTCAGCGTTTCATCCACACTCAACACGTCTTTATTGCTGTCAATTACATCGTGTTTTTCGACAGTGTCTTTCAACGTCTTGATCTGCTCCTTAAAAAGAGAGGGATTCACTTCGGCTATATTATCAAGCAGTTTTCGTTTCAAAGTTATCTCATCGGAGGAGTAATGACTTCCGACATCCAGAAAGACAGAAATATTAGAAACGTTGTAAATAAATGGAGAAGACCTATAAAGGAGGACTTCAAGCTCATGagcaatttcttttgggATGATATTTGAGACATTTCTCACattattctttctaaataatGCTGGGTCTTGTATCTTTATGATGAGCTCCTTCATACTGTTGACCAAAGAACTGTATGGCACGTCGTTTGCAATACAAGTTTTGATAAGATAAAAAACTCTTTTGTCATTAAGTAGTTTTAATACCTCTAAAGCTGCTGTTCCTTTTTGCTTATCAGCTAAACCAGATGCTAGCCAATCCACTGTTTTTCTAAACCTATTGGCTGTATCAGTATCATCTTCTGAATCTTTTTTCGCATTCAATTCATCGCAGAACTCAACATACTTTGAAAGTGCTAATGAAATCTGCAACTGCCTTTTATTGAAGGCGAAAAAGGAGGCAAATGCCTTTTTGTCAAAATTCGAAAGCATattcaatatcttcttcactctcttttcattatccAGCTCAAAAGGTAAAagatatttgaatattgCGTGATCTACTTGTTCGTTGATATGTTGATCGTTGATGTAATACAGTTCAAAAAGAACTCGGGGAGTAGTGTCGACAACCTCCCAAACATCAGCGTTTTGGTTCGTTCTTGCTATTTTTTCTAGCGATTCGGTATAAAATTGTGCAACTGTTAGTATGCATAACTCTCTGACTTCTCTGTTTTTCTCACGAGTTAATTGCAATAGACAGGAGAAAAAGGTTGCATTGGTTATCGACATCCAGATTCTTTGAACGCTTACGTCGCTGAGCACTAGCACAGAGCTCTTACGTATTTTATACTCGGAATCTATTAGTGTTTTTGTGAGTCCTTTGCTAATTTCTTGTGATACGTCATCCCTTACAGACAGCACTTCGGGAACCGATTCAACCCATTGCTGTCTTACTTCAACACTTACGTCTGCTATTTTAGACAACCAAGCTTTGAAAGTATCACTATGAGTTGTGACAAAATTGATACTGGAATTTACACTTAACAATGAACCAATCAACTTAGTGGCCTGTTTACGCAAAGTTTCGTTATCTGATAAAAGCTCATGATAAATAAACCCAATTACAGCAGACACCAAATCCGGAACATTTTCCCAGAGTCTAATGACAAGCTTATGAAGTTTTTCCACTGTTCGGAATGCGCTTGGTTTTGAATCATAAGCAGATACTGCATTTTCACCAGTGATTTGATACAAAATCTCGGAATAGTATTTCGTTAAATGCCGACTCATTCTGCTCGAGTATGAGTCACACAAAATGATAGATACTTCATAACCACAATTCGATACCACACCTAATCCCTCTGGGACTTTACCGGGGTTATAGgttaaaaatttgttgaagatcattttcaaaactgGCAAAGGGACAGAGTCAAACTCCGATATCACTTCACCTAGAATTCCTCCTATGACTTTGAATAATTTCTGCCCAAAAACCTTTGTATCGTcgtaaaaaatttggaatagCTCTTCCAACAATCGCCCGGAAGAGGGCAAATCTGTAAGCAATACTATAGATCTATATTCCAGCAGTCTTGTTATTAGGTATGTTTGTTGAATATAATAACCATTCTCGGGATCACCAAGCTTCTCAAATTGTGCCAAAATTAATTTGAAGATATCTGTAAGCTGTGGTTCAGTATAAGGCGCATCTGGCGCGTACAATCTGAGAACATCGCTAAGGCAACACGCAACAAAGGAACGAACACCTAGATCCTTGTGCCTCAAAAGCTTTTTACTAACGAGCGCTAATCGATAGGCATCCAGACTTGAGAGTTCCACTTCACCTTGCACTGTTGTCGATAATTCTTCATGAAGGGCAGCAAGCCTAGAGAGTAGTTCATCTGTAGCAATGAAACTGTCTGAAGTTGATATAATCGGTTTGTTGAACCTAAAGGTTGTCTTTGCCATTCTGGTCACCGATTCTTGAGCGGAGTAGCTGCTTTATCATGTATTGCTCAGATTACTCTCACGATGTGTTTTGTATATACAGTATTAAAACAAGTTTCGGAATTTCATGTTGACGCGTTCGAAAAGTGCGGCGCGTCAACAAATAGCCTTTTCAATGTTATTAAAAACTAGGACATGATATGTATATATAGTCGAGTGCCTACATCAGTCGAAGCTACTGGGAATCATCATCCGGCATACCTCTTAGGCAATGGAAAATAACAAAAAGTCGGTGTATGCATTTAGGGACAAGAATTGTTATAAAAAGGGAATGTAGACTATTTGAGAGCAGACCCTTCACAGAACTGAATCTCCGATAATTGATATACATAGCGAAAATGTTTATCGATAGGGAAGAGAAAAAGTCATGGGAGGGTCTCAACTTGTTTCTAAGGCGTGCTATGGGAATTGTGTTTCCTCAATGGAGCCGTTATTGGTGTCGGAAAATCCATAGGACTGTAGTTTGCAATGCCAGCCACACTGTTGGATGAGGCGGCAGCCTTCTGAGATACTCCGGCCTGCTTAAGTTCCTTGTTAAAATCGTTTATATTTTCGGAATGCCTTCTCGGTATAAACTGTTGCGACATTGTCCTAAAGAGGCTACTGTTTCTTGAGCTGGGACGTTCGGAGTATGTGCGACTATTAGCTGCGGGTCTGTTGAAAGGAAACGTGTCTTGGGTGGTTCTTGGTAGTTCCGCAgtactttttctttctcgAGGTTTACGCTCAACTAATCTCGTTATAGCTCTCTCCAACTTTGCACCCGGCCTATCATCAATTGCGCTATAGCTACCTGCTTCATGAACCTCATCACTTCTGTCATCCACAGCTCTAGATGCTGGTGGTACTTCAGTTTGGGATCGTTTTATCGGCAGACTGCGGGgtatttgaattttctttgcttCGACAGAATCAAAACCATCAATAGAAGAACGGGCAGATACTGAATATGGATTTTCAATCGTTTTCTCTCTTGCAAGAGGCTCACCCATTCCTCTAACCGGAAATACACCCTGCGGTGACCTCAATATAGGACGTTTTCTCGAACGTGTGGAGATAAGAGAATGTCCGCTATAATTTGATTTAAGAGTGCTGAACCTTGTTAGCAGGTTAGAAGGTACATCCGAAGCGGTGTACGCGCGAGGAGCACTCTCTTCTGGCAGTGAGGCATATGACCCTTGAAAATTAGCATGATCGATattctcatcttcttgaTTGCTAAACGAATCATCTGTCGCTCTTTTTTCGGAAAGTCCATCCAAGTTGTCTCCTTCGGACTCCTCAGCTTCTTCTgcatcctcttcttcagctCTATTTTCATGAGGAGTGATCCTAACAACTCTGGAATCAAAGTTAAGTTCCGGTTGCTCATCTCTAGCCTCATACTCAGGTAAAGAGAGTCTCTTTCTATCGCGTTCAACCACAACTAGATGCAAATAAAATGGTACTACGAGGCTGAACGAAAATCCACCAATAATATTACCGATAACCGCAGGAATGAGTAGCTTCCAAATGTATTTCCCAACCGAGACATCGGCTCCATTAAGCATACCAATAAAAGACAATGTCATATCTGCTACAGTATGCGTGAACCCGCATGCAACAAAAGTAAATATTGGTGCCACTAATACCATAAACTTGACATGAATAGGCTTTGCTAATAGTTGTAAATAGATAGCAAGACACACCAAAAAGTTACCCACAATAGCTTTTAACATAGTCTCAATAAACGAGAAGCTTGCCTTGCCTTCGACGAGTGCTCGAGAACCGGTTTTCCAGAGCGGCTGTGAACTCACACCAGATAGATGACAAAAAACATAAGAGACAAGCAAAGACCCACCAAGATTGGCGAAAAGGCATACTGTCCACGATACGAGTAGATCGAAAACTGATACAGCTCTTCTCAGCACTCCAACGGAGAAGAATAGAATAttggaattgaaaagatcgGCTCCCATTATGACCACGTAGAAAAGACCGATACCAAAAGCAATACCGGACATCATATTTAATATCCCAGGGTTATTTTCCTCTATCCCAGGATTTTCTGAGTGTATCGCGACACATAATATTGATCCCGAACTAAATAGTATCCCACCAAGAATTGCATTCACGACTAAAGTATTAAACTGCAATCTAGCTTTTTTCATGGATGTTGCCACGGCAGCAAGTGCTGCCTCGTGAGGCGTAATGTAGTATGCATCATCGACGACCATAAATGTAATTAAAGTTCCTCCGAATCAGACCTTTTTTCTCTCCTTGTCGACCAATATTACCTAATAGAAGCTGACATAAACCGTTTCCAAAATATGTCTTTTCACAAAGTTTTAAAAAGTCCTCAATATCGGTTCATGCGTCACGTAATGTATCCGACGTGATATAATTTATCACCAATATCTtgtttatatatttcaaatgtCTGCTCTTTGCACATTGCGGTTTAATGTTAATAATTCCCATAGAGCTAATTGTTATAGTGCGGGAGAATCCGATTTAGGATATTGCCGCTCTAAGACATCCATAAACCGGTCTCGCAAGGAAGTACGGCGCCATAcaaaatgtcaaaaaagacaaaaaaaatacaaaaaaaatacagaTCATACCAAGATGAGCATGGCTGTAAATGCTAGTTACGATCAACTCAAATGTTAAATAGAAAAGAGTTCTTATTCTTGATGCAAGTTTGTAGAGTTGTCGAAGCTTTGCTAACTTCAGAAATTCCAGGAAATTTCGGCAATTTCAGACGAGATCGTGAGTTATAGCGTAGACTACATCGGCCGCAACGAAGGATTGGTTACTAACAGTTTTGGCCGGTAAGACCTGTAGGCAACCGTAGatcatttcttttaatGTGGAATCGGTGAGCATTAAACCGGCCACGGAAATTCCTTCCAGTAAGACGTTGCACATGGAGAGGAGAGCTTTATATGCTACTGGGGGGAACTTCGTCTTATAAAGTGTCAGTGATTTGTTAGAATTATTTTGAATGCTAGACCAGCGCCCTGGGTGAAGTTCTTTCAGAAGTGCAGATTTCTCTTGCCATCTGCCCCAGAGGTCAAGAAACCGCTTGGTGATAAAATCTTGAGAGCAACGAGTCATTTCCTGAAGACAGTCGCATGAATACTTAACAACTGCGAGGTCGTGGTCTATCGAGCATGCAACCATAACATCCCAGGATTGTGCAATCTGGGGAAGCAAGGAGTCGTATTGTGTTGCGAGCATCGGAACTATTAGTTTAAGAGTTATTAAAATCTGAATTCTTAACTGCCTGGATCTGTGCGTCAATAGTCTATCACCATAGTTGAAGATTTGCAACAAAATCCGGTACGAAGCTAACGGTATAGGACTTATCCACTCAATCTTCTCGTTACCACCAAAACTCTGCTGTGCATTCCCGTTTGcgtcatcttcttcctcttggTCCTCATCGTCACTGTCAATTTCTCTGACCTTTGAGTTGAATAATtcctcaaaatttttagGAGTGTTATCGTCATCAAATAAGGCCGTATTCTCGGGCTCCGCTTTCCCTATGTTTTCCTCATCAAGAAGAGACATCAAATCTTGAAGACTCGTCATTCCCCAAGGTTCATAGCTGCCCCTCATTGTGCTGTCACTAGTAACCTTAAACTGCGCATCATTTTGAGAGTagtatctttttttcatctccAGCACGATCACCTCAAatagttgaaaa carries:
- a CDS encoding uncharacterized protein (similar to Saccharomyces cerevisiae YHL008C; ancestral locus Anc_2.540), with the translated sequence MVVDDAYYITPHEAALAAVATSMKKARLQFNTLVVNAILGGILFSSGSILCVAIHSENPGIEENNPGILNMMSGIAFGIGLFYVVIMGADLFNSNILFFSVGVLRRAVSVFDLLVSWTVCLFANLGGSLLVSYVFCHLSGVSSQPLWKTGSRALVEGKASFSFIETMLKAIVGNFLVCLAIYLQLLAKPIHVKFMVLVAPIFTFVACGFTHTVADMTLSFIGMLNGADVSVGKYIWKLLIPAVIGNIIGGFSFSLVVPFYLHLVVVERDRKRLSLPEYEARDEQPELNFDSRVVRITPHENRAEEEDAEEAEESEGDNLDGLSEKRATDDSFSNQEDENIDHANFQGSYASLPEESAPRAYTASDVPSNLLTRFSTLKSNYSGHSLISTRSRKRPILRSPQGVFPVRGMGEPLAREKTIENPYSVSARSSIDGFDSVEAKKIQIPRSLPIKRSQTEVPPASRAVDDRSDEVHEAGSYSAIDDRPGAKLERAITRLVERKPRERKSTAELPRTTQDTFPFNRPAANSRTYSERPSSRNSSLFRTMSQQFIPRRHSENINDFNKELKQAGVSQKAAASSNSVAGIANYSPMDFPTPITAPLRKHNSHSTP